From uncultured Flavobacterium sp., one genomic window encodes:
- a CDS encoding ATP-binding protein, whose product MIVLIVVASFLLASISIIQFKNEAKEYHQERLERKENAVKEHINYVLSTTTYPLKTANLDLIFKDKIHELAQIHKIEINIYSLDGKLLKSSKESFAVDKVAPPVPDYILKLVRSSIEKRFVDIKTIDGVKNRSSYSLIKDEKFKPLGILNLPYIEDDGYYDNELNTFLIRLSQVYSFMLVVAFALAYFLSTYITKSLKTISDRLEETNLDQKNEKIVLEANSKEVNFLIKAYNGMVDKLETSAIKLAQSEREEAWREMAKQVAHEIKNPLTPMRLTVQSFQRKFDPTAPDVKQKLNDYSETLIQQIDTMTAVASAFSNFASMPAQQNETLNVVEVVELALDIFNEDYIVFESGEEEIISKMDRTQLIRVITNLVKNATQAIPESQFHKSIVVTVKRRNNNVEIAVKDNGIGIQKQDISRIFEPKFTTKTSGMGLGLGIIKNIIENYKGTITFESTYGKGTTFRVSLPITNS is encoded by the coding sequence ATGATTGTATTGATTGTTGTGGCATCTTTTTTATTGGCTTCCATATCGATTATTCAGTTTAAGAATGAAGCCAAAGAATACCATCAGGAACGTCTCGAACGAAAAGAAAATGCTGTAAAAGAACATATCAATTATGTGCTTTCGACTACAACATATCCTTTAAAAACGGCTAATTTAGATTTAATTTTTAAAGATAAAATCCATGAATTAGCACAGATTCACAAAATCGAAATCAATATTTACAGCCTTGACGGGAAATTACTAAAATCATCCAAAGAATCATTTGCGGTTGATAAAGTAGCGCCGCCAGTTCCGGATTATATCCTGAAATTAGTACGTTCTTCGATCGAAAAGCGTTTTGTAGACATTAAAACCATCGACGGTGTCAAAAATCGATCTTCATATAGTTTAATCAAAGACGAAAAATTCAAACCACTCGGTATTTTAAATCTTCCCTATATCGAAGATGATGGTTATTACGATAACGAGTTAAATACTTTCCTGATTCGTCTTAGTCAGGTATATTCTTTTATGTTGGTTGTGGCTTTCGCATTAGCGTATTTCCTTTCGACTTATATCACAAAATCACTGAAAACCATTTCAGACAGATTAGAAGAGACGAATTTAGATCAGAAAAATGAAAAAATTGTGTTGGAAGCCAATAGCAAGGAAGTAAATTTCCTGATAAAGGCTTATAACGGAATGGTGGATAAATTGGAAACCAGTGCCATAAAGCTGGCCCAAAGTGAGCGTGAAGAAGCTTGGCGCGAAATGGCGAAACAAGTCGCGCACGAGATTAAAAATCCGCTTACGCCGATGAGGTTGACCGTGCAGAGTTTTCAACGCAAGTTTGATCCGACGGCTCCGGATGTAAAACAAAAATTAAACGATTACTCAGAGACTTTAATTCAGCAAATTGATACAATGACGGCGGTAGCTTCGGCATTTTCGAATTTTGCATCGATGCCGGCACAACAAAACGAGACTTTGAATGTTGTCGAAGTTGTGGAGCTTGCTTTGGATATTTTCAACGAAGACTATATCGTTTTTGAAAGTGGAGAAGAAGAAATCATCTCAAAAATGGATCGTACGCAATTGATCCGTGTCATTACCAATTTGGTTAAAAATGCAACGCAGGCAATTCCCGAAAGTCAATTTCACAAATCTATTGTGGTCACCGTAAAACGTAGGAATAATAATGTTGAAATTGCAGTAAAAGATAACGGAATCGGAATTCAGAAACAGGATATAAGCCGAATTTTTGAACCAAAATTCACCACTAAAACCAGTGGAATGGGTCTTGGACTAGGAATTATAAAAAACATTATAGAAAATTACAAAGGAACAATTACCTTTGAGTCAACTTACGGAAAAGGAACCACATTTAGAGTCTCTTTGCCTATCACAAACTCATAA
- a CDS encoding enoyl-CoA hydratase-related protein, which produces MNYENLLISIEEKIATVTINRPTKLNALNKATISDLSKAVKLLSKNDDVRVIIITGSGEKAFVAGADISEFANYTIVEGAQLAAEGQESLFDFIENLKKPVIAALNGFALGGGLELAMACHFRVASDNAKMGLPEVTLGLIPGYGGTQRLPQLVGKGRAMEMIMTAAMISAEEAKQYGLVNHVVPQAELLEFANGIAQKIIKNAPFAISRAIKAINANYKDGKDGFDTEIKSFGKCFGTQDFKEGTTAFLEKRKAEFTGK; this is translated from the coding sequence ATGAACTACGAAAATCTTTTAATTTCAATTGAAGAAAAAATTGCAACCGTAACTATTAATCGTCCTACAAAATTAAATGCTTTAAACAAAGCTACGATCAGCGACTTGAGTAAAGCAGTTAAATTATTAAGTAAAAACGACGACGTTCGTGTCATTATAATTACCGGAAGTGGTGAAAAAGCATTTGTGGCCGGAGCCGATATTTCAGAATTTGCGAATTATACTATTGTCGAAGGTGCGCAACTAGCGGCTGAAGGACAAGAAAGCTTATTTGATTTTATCGAAAACTTAAAGAAACCAGTAATTGCTGCCTTAAATGGTTTTGCTTTGGGTGGAGGATTAGAATTGGCAATGGCGTGTCATTTTAGAGTAGCATCAGATAATGCTAAAATGGGATTGCCGGAAGTAACTTTAGGATTGATTCCGGGTTACGGAGGAACGCAGCGTTTACCACAATTAGTAGGTAAAGGCCGTGCAATGGAAATGATTATGACTGCTGCGATGATTTCTGCCGAAGAAGCAAAACAATACGGTCTTGTAAATCATGTTGTACCTCAGGCAGAACTTCTTGAATTTGCAAACGGAATTGCTCAAAAAATCATTAAAAATGCTCCTTTTGCCATCAGCAGAGCAATAAAAGCAATCAATGCCAATTACAAAGACGGAAAAGATGGTTTTGATACCGAGATAAAATCATTCGGAAAATGTTTTGGAACTCAGGATTTTAAAGAAGGAACAACAGCATTTTTAGAGAAAAGAAAAGCTGAATTTACAGGGAAGTAA
- a CDS encoding metal-dependent transcriptional regulator: MTFSEENYLKSIYHLTASTETEVSTNAIAEMMETKASSVTDMLKKLSEKDLVNYKKYQGVSLTENGKLAAKMIVRKHRLWEVFLVEKLSFSWDEVHDIAEQLEHIKSEQLINRLDDFLGNPTEDPHGDPIPDANGRIVKIEKHLLSELTEHQTGVCVGVKDTSSEFLKYLDKQGIALGSKIEFLSKESFDLSVKIKVDGKELSISNKIATNLFVKLV; encoded by the coding sequence ATGACTTTCTCAGAAGAAAATTATCTAAAATCGATATATCATCTTACTGCTTCGACTGAAACAGAAGTGAGCACTAATGCTATCGCCGAAATGATGGAAACTAAAGCTTCATCGGTTACGGATATGCTTAAAAAGCTGTCAGAGAAAGATTTGGTGAATTATAAAAAATATCAAGGTGTTTCTTTGACAGAAAATGGCAAACTTGCTGCTAAAATGATTGTTAGAAAACATCGTTTATGGGAAGTGTTTTTGGTCGAAAAACTGAGTTTTAGCTGGGATGAGGTTCATGATATCGCTGAACAATTAGAACACATTAAATCTGAACAATTGATTAACCGTTTGGATGATTTTCTTGGAAATCCTACTGAAGATCCGCACGGAGATCCAATTCCGGATGCTAATGGAAGAATTGTTAAGATTGAAAAACATTTGCTTTCTGAATTAACAGAACATCAAACCGGTGTTTGTGTGGGCGTAAAAGATACTTCATCAGAATTTCTAAAGTATCTGGATAAACAAGGAATTGCTTTGGGCTCTAAAATCGAGTTTTTATCTAAAGAATCTTTCGATTTATCGGTAAAAATCAAAGTGGACGGGAAAGAATTGTCTATTTCGAATAAAATAGCAACAAATTTGTTTGTGAAGCTGGTTTAG
- a CDS encoding Nramp family divalent metal transporter, with translation MTNSLEEVHQSVATEHKKTGFRKILAFLGPAYLVSVGYMDPGNWATDIAGGSQFGYSLLWVLLMSNLMALLLQSLSARLGIVTQRDLAQASRETYSRFINYILYLLAEVAIAACDLAEVLGMAIGINLLFDIPLIEGVLITVLDTFLLLFLINKGIRKMEAFIIVLVAIIGFSFIFEMIFAEPELDKVIYGLVPSIPSSAALYIAIGIIGATVMPHNLYLHSSLVQTRKFDRTPAGIKQALKYNFIDSTIALNLAFFVNAAILILAAATFYRNGMFEVAEIQDAHKFLEPLLGTKWAPILFAVALIAAGQSSTVTGTLAGQIVMEGYLNLRIQPWVRRIITRLIAIVPAVIVILIYGESVTGKLLILSQVILSLQLGFAIIPLIHFVSDKTKMKGFHISRTTQIAAWIIASIIVSLNAKLVYDEITSWLENSSNPTVLWLTVVPLAFGFLTLLLYIILKPFIKRAKSNIENHSPHHLKLQYTPKGSYNKKNIAISVDFSKADEAALNNALELGGIDAQYTLIHIVETVGALVYGDNIEDHETTIDEELLLEYKNMLSQKGFKIKTELGFGKANNVIPKIINQGNFDILVMGTHGHTGLKDILFGTTVDKLRHKISIPLLIVK, from the coding sequence ATGACTAACTCTTTAGAAGAAGTTCATCAATCGGTTGCAACAGAGCATAAAAAAACAGGGTTCAGGAAAATATTAGCCTTTTTAGGCCCGGCATATTTAGTAAGCGTTGGTTATATGGATCCGGGAAACTGGGCGACAGACATTGCCGGCGGCAGCCAATTTGGGTATTCATTGCTTTGGGTTTTGCTAATGAGCAACTTAATGGCTTTGTTACTTCAAAGTTTGAGCGCAAGACTGGGAATCGTAACGCAACGCGATTTGGCGCAAGCCTCACGAGAAACATACTCAAGATTTATCAACTATATTCTATACTTACTGGCTGAGGTTGCCATAGCTGCCTGTGATTTGGCCGAAGTTCTGGGAATGGCAATTGGAATCAATTTACTTTTTGATATTCCGCTGATCGAAGGTGTTCTGATTACCGTTTTAGACACTTTCTTATTGTTATTTCTTATCAATAAAGGTATTCGAAAAATGGAGGCTTTTATTATTGTTTTGGTTGCAATTATTGGATTTTCTTTCATTTTCGAAATGATATTTGCTGAACCGGAATTAGACAAAGTGATTTACGGTTTAGTACCGTCAATTCCAAGTTCTGCCGCCTTATATATCGCAATCGGGATTATTGGTGCTACGGTAATGCCACACAATTTGTATTTACATTCTTCTTTGGTGCAAACCCGCAAATTCGACAGAACTCCAGCCGGAATTAAACAGGCGCTGAAATACAACTTTATCGATTCCACAATTGCTTTAAACTTAGCCTTCTTTGTAAACGCTGCTATTTTAATTTTGGCTGCAGCCACATTTTATAGAAACGGAATGTTTGAAGTTGCCGAAATTCAAGATGCGCACAAATTCCTGGAACCTTTGTTGGGAACTAAATGGGCGCCTATTTTATTTGCGGTAGCTTTGATTGCTGCGGGACAAAGCTCGACTGTAACAGGAACTTTAGCCGGACAAATTGTAATGGAAGGTTATTTGAATTTACGTATTCAGCCTTGGGTTCGTCGTATTATCACTCGTTTAATTGCCATTGTTCCTGCTGTTATTGTAATCTTAATTTATGGTGAAAGCGTAACCGGAAAGCTTTTGATTTTAAGTCAGGTTATTTTGAGTTTACAATTGGGTTTTGCGATTATTCCGTTGATTCATTTTGTGAGTGATAAAACTAAAATGAAGGGTTTTCATATTTCCCGAACTACACAAATTGCTGCCTGGATAATCGCTTCGATCATTGTTTCTCTTAATGCGAAATTGGTTTATGACGAAATCACTTCCTGGCTAGAAAACTCAAGTAACCCAACGGTTCTTTGGCTAACGGTTGTTCCTCTTGCCTTCGGGTTTCTTACTTTGTTGTTATACATCATTTTAAAACCTTTTATCAAAAGAGCAAAATCGAATATTGAGAATCACTCACCTCATCATTTAAAACTACAATACACACCAAAGGGAAGTTACAACAAAAAGAATATAGCGATTTCTGTAGATTTTTCTAAAGCCGATGAAGCTGCACTTAATAATGCTTTAGAACTTGGCGGAATCGACGCGCAATATACCTTAATTCATATTGTAGAAACTGTTGGTGCATTAGTCTATGGAGACAATATTGAAGACCATGAAACTACAATCGACGAAGAATTATTATTAGAATATAAAAATATGCTTTCGCAGAAGGGCTTTAAAATCAAAACTGAACTTGGTTTTGGAAAAGCTAACAATGTGATTCCGAAGATTATTAACCAAGGTAATTTTGACATTTTAGTAATGGGAACGCACGGCCACACTGGATTAAAAGATATTTTATTTGGTACAACCGTAGACAAATTGAGACATAAAATTTCAATACCTTTGTTGATTGTTAAATAA
- a CDS encoding transcriptional repressor, producing MKTTRNTAAKTAVLEIFGKSKTALSHTEIQKKIGDLCDRVTIYRILDRLVNDDIVHKIVNLDGTVKYAKCHHNAQRVHIHNHAHFSCEKCLEVTCLENVKPSYIIPHNYKVNDINFTLSGLCPNCLNSNI from the coding sequence ATGAAAACAACACGTAATACCGCAGCAAAGACGGCCGTTTTAGAGATTTTTGGGAAATCTAAAACAGCACTGTCACACACCGAAATTCAAAAAAAAATAGGAGATTTATGCGATCGCGTCACGATTTACAGAATCTTAGATCGCTTGGTAAATGACGATATCGTGCATAAAATTGTCAATCTTGACGGAACGGTAAAGTATGCAAAATGCCATCATAATGCACAGCGTGTACACATTCATAATCATGCTCATTTTAGTTGTGAAAAATGTCTGGAGGTAACTTGTCTCGAAAATGTAAAGCCTAGTTACATCATTCCGCACAATTATAAAGTAAACGACATAAACTTTACGTTATCAGGATTATGTCCAAATTGTTTGAATTCTAACATTTAG
- a CDS encoding MerC family mercury resistance protein, protein MKKTTTSIYDILGISSATVCLVHCLVFPLLTILPFGLSHNPFIDLFFAAIGLFAILKIINKSNLLVATILVVSMSLIWISVLSELFLDIHPDLIFIGGIGMIIGHLLNYISHKKQNH, encoded by the coding sequence ATGAAGAAAACTACCACATCTATTTACGATATTTTAGGAATTTCGAGCGCCACCGTTTGTTTGGTGCATTGTTTGGTTTTTCCGCTTTTAACGATCCTGCCTTTTGGATTGAGTCACAATCCTTTTATCGATTTGTTTTTTGCAGCGATTGGACTTTTTGCTATTCTTAAAATTATAAATAAATCAAATCTTTTGGTAGCAACTATTCTAGTTGTTTCAATGTCTTTGATTTGGATTAGTGTTTTGAGCGAACTTTTTCTGGATATTCATCCCGATTTAATCTTCATTGGAGGGATCGGGATGATTATTGGGCATCTTTTGAATTATATATCACATAAAAAACAGAATCATTAA
- a CDS encoding NAD(P)/FAD-dependent oxidoreductase yields MIEQEHFEVIIVGGSYSGLSAAMSLGRSLRQVLVIDSGLPCNRQTPHSHNFITHDGEKPAVISAKAKLQVDLYKTVQFYNGVAISAIKTENGFEIKTESGLSFTSRKVLFATGVKDLLPEIKGFAECWGISVLHCPYCHGYEVKEERTAIIANGEMGFDFAKLISNWTKDLRLCTNGKSTLTLEQTKILNKHGVQIFEEEIDSFEQKEGYIKNIIFKNQEKVAVKAIYARPPFEQHCPLPKDLGCDINEQGLLKVDAMQKTNVAGVFASGDCTTQMRSVAIAVSTGSFAGAVINKELIDEDF; encoded by the coding sequence ATGATAGAACAAGAACATTTTGAAGTTATAATCGTTGGCGGAAGTTACAGCGGACTTTCGGCTGCAATGAGTTTAGGTCGTTCTTTACGACAAGTTTTGGTTATTGACAGTGGTTTGCCTTGCAACAGACAAACGCCACATTCGCATAATTTCATCACACATGATGGTGAAAAACCCGCAGTTATTTCGGCGAAAGCCAAATTACAAGTTGATCTTTATAAAACAGTTCAGTTTTATAATGGTGTAGCAATAAGTGCTATTAAAACCGAAAATGGTTTTGAGATTAAAACAGAATCAGGATTGAGTTTTACTTCAAGAAAAGTATTATTTGCAACCGGCGTTAAAGATCTTCTTCCGGAGATAAAGGGTTTTGCAGAATGCTGGGGAATTTCGGTTTTACATTGCCCGTATTGTCATGGTTACGAAGTTAAAGAAGAGAGAACAGCCATTATTGCCAACGGCGAAATGGGATTTGATTTTGCAAAACTGATCTCAAATTGGACAAAAGATTTGAGATTGTGCACCAACGGAAAATCAACTTTGACTTTAGAACAAACCAAAATACTTAATAAACATGGTGTTCAAATTTTTGAAGAAGAAATAGATTCCTTCGAACAGAAAGAGGGATACATCAAAAACATCATCTTCAAAAACCAGGAAAAAGTTGCCGTAAAAGCCATTTATGCAAGACCGCCATTTGAGCAGCATTGTCCGCTGCCAAAGGATTTAGGTTGCGATATAAACGAACAAGGATTATTAAAAGTCGATGCCATGCAAAAAACAAATGTTGCTGGTGTCTTTGCGAGCGGAGATTGCACAACTCAAATGCGATCTGTGGCAATTGCAGTTTCTACAGGATCTTTCGCCGGAGCTGTAATTAATAAAGAACTTATTGATGAAGATTTTTAA
- a CDS encoding TonB-dependent receptor produces the protein MKKLFLMLLLFNLQFSFAQEINSVSGFISGEGEKLQLANVHLTGTKYKTVTDSLGYYNLENVAVGNYTMQVTSTGFKSITRRISVVEGQNVKFDFDLEDNENLLNEVVVSGTLKPVKRLESAVPVEVYSPIFFKKNPTPSIYEALQNINGVRPQLNCGVCNTGDIHINGLEGPYTLVLIDGMPIVSSLSTVYGLSGIPNSLVERIEIVKGPASSLYGSEAVGGLINIITKNPMNAPLFSADVFTTTYLETNVDLGMKFNPTKKSTTLLGINYFDYNQVIDKDKDNFTDVTLSKRISVFNKWSFLRNDNRLFTIAARGMYEDRWGGDVRWEKKYRGGDEIYGESIYTKRGELIGSYQLPFEEKLMLSFSGNVHYQDSRYGTTSFIANQKIVFLQLTWDKKIGRNDFLAGIANRYSYYDDNTTATKEAESTWLPGIFVQDEITLSPKSQVLLGMRYDYNSIHGSIYTPRVAYRWKKSENTIFRFNAGTGFRVVNLFTEDHAALTGSRDVVLKSNLKPEQSINANLNYIQKINFTNGTFIGIETTAFYTRFSNKIISDYETDPNKIIYDNINGYAISQGISTNIDVNFPTGLKMILGATVLDNKNVENGVSERPFLTENFTATWSVSYKIDSLNLLLDYTGNVYSPMNLPLLSELDPRSPKSPWYSIQNIQFTYFGWKNFELYGGVKNLLNFTPKQNNPFLISRTNDPFDKNVQYDSAGKVLVTPDNPYGLTFDTTYVYGQNQTIRGFFGLRYTLR, from the coding sequence ATGAAAAAACTATTTTTAATGTTGCTTTTGTTTAATTTACAATTCTCGTTTGCGCAAGAAATCAATTCTGTGTCCGGATTTATATCTGGAGAAGGAGAGAAATTACAGTTGGCAAACGTTCATTTAACAGGAACAAAATATAAAACAGTTACAGATAGTTTAGGGTATTATAATTTAGAAAATGTTGCAGTTGGAAATTATACAATGCAAGTGACCTCGACTGGATTCAAATCTATAACCCGCAGAATTTCAGTTGTCGAAGGGCAAAATGTGAAATTTGATTTTGATTTAGAAGACAATGAAAACCTGCTTAACGAAGTAGTGGTTTCTGGAACTTTAAAACCAGTGAAACGTTTAGAAAGTGCTGTTCCGGTTGAGGTTTATTCTCCGATTTTTTTTAAGAAAAATCCAACTCCAAGTATTTACGAAGCACTTCAAAACATTAACGGCGTTCGGCCTCAACTTAATTGCGGGGTTTGTAATACGGGAGATATTCATATTAATGGTCTGGAAGGTCCATATACTTTAGTCTTGATCGACGGAATGCCAATTGTGAGCAGTCTTTCGACGGTTTATGGTTTGTCCGGAATTCCAAATTCATTAGTTGAACGAATTGAAATTGTAAAAGGTCCGGCTTCGTCTTTGTACGGAAGCGAGGCGGTTGGTGGTTTGATCAACATTATTACTAAAAATCCAATGAATGCACCTTTGTTTTCGGCAGATGTTTTTACGACGACTTACTTAGAAACCAATGTCGATTTAGGAATGAAATTTAATCCAACAAAGAAATCAACGACACTTTTGGGAATCAATTACTTCGATTACAATCAGGTTATTGATAAAGACAAAGATAATTTTACAGATGTGACTTTGTCTAAACGAATTTCGGTTTTTAATAAATGGAGTTTTTTGCGAAATGATAATCGTTTATTTACGATTGCAGCACGCGGAATGTATGAAGACCGCTGGGGCGGAGATGTTCGTTGGGAGAAAAAATACCGTGGTGGTGACGAAATTTACGGCGAAAGTATTTATACCAAAAGGGGAGAATTGATTGGAAGTTATCAGTTGCCTTTTGAAGAAAAACTAATGCTTTCATTCTCTGGAAACGTACATTATCAGGACAGCCGTTACGGAACAACATCGTTTATCGCCAATCAGAAAATTGTTTTTTTGCAATTGACCTGGGATAAAAAAATTGGCCGTAATGATTTCCTTGCCGGAATTGCTAACCGATACTCGTATTATGACGATAATACCACGGCTACAAAAGAAGCCGAAAGTACCTGGTTACCCGGAATTTTTGTGCAGGATGAAATTACGCTTTCGCCGAAAAGTCAGGTTTTGTTAGGAATGCGATATGATTACAACTCCATTCATGGTTCGATTTACACACCAAGAGTTGCGTATCGATGGAAGAAAAGCGAAAACACTATTTTTAGATTCAATGCAGGAACTGGTTTTCGTGTCGTGAATTTATTTACCGAAGACCACGCAGCACTTACTGGTTCAAGAGATGTTGTGCTAAAAAGCAATCTGAAACCGGAACAATCAATAAATGCGAACTTGAATTATATCCAGAAAATAAACTTTACAAACGGAACTTTTATCGGAATTGAAACTACTGCTTTTTATACACGATTCAGTAATAAGATTATCTCTGATTATGAAACGGATCCAAACAAGATTATCTACGACAACATTAACGGGTATGCAATAAGTCAGGGAATTAGTACCAATATTGACGTTAATTTTCCAACAGGATTAAAAATGATTTTGGGTGCTACCGTTCTGGATAATAAAAATGTGGAAAATGGAGTTTCAGAAAGACCGTTTCTAACAGAGAATTTCACGGCAACCTGGAGTGTTTCTTATAAAATAGATTCCTTAAATTTATTGCTGGATTATACAGGAAATGTTTACAGTCCGATGAATTTGCCTTTGTTGAGCGAATTAGACCCAAGAAGTCCGAAATCGCCTTGGTATAGTATTCAGAACATTCAATTTACCTATTTTGGTTGGAAGAATTTTGAGCTTTACGGAGGAGTAAAGAATCTATTGAATTTTACGCCAAAGCAGAATAATCCGTTTTTGATTTCAAGAACCAATGATCCTTTTGATAAAAATGTACAATATGATTCGGCCGGAAAAGTGTTGGTTACACCAGATAATCCATACGGTTTGACTTTTGATACGACTTATGTTTATGGGCAAAACCAAACGATTCGAGGATTTTTCGGGTTGAGATATACTTTGAGATAA
- a CDS encoding thioredoxin family protein, giving the protein MKKLFLLIFFFGFSSTGFCQLQSRSFEAIDSLQQLQKRKIIVFIHTDWCQFCQRMKNTTFKNQEIIESLSSNFYFIDFNAEEKRNITFNNHVFKYQPSGNNVGVHELALQLGTMNNQIVYPVLCVLNEKNEIILQYNNYLNPTDFKVLLEKLKE; this is encoded by the coding sequence ATGAAAAAGCTATTTCTATTAATCTTCTTCTTCGGATTTTCTTCAACAGGATTTTGCCAACTTCAAAGCAGATCTTTTGAAGCGATTGATAGTTTGCAGCAACTTCAAAAACGAAAAATCATTGTTTTCATTCATACTGATTGGTGTCAGTTTTGCCAAAGAATGAAAAATACAACTTTCAAAAATCAGGAAATTATCGAAAGTTTGAGCTCCAATTTCTATTTTATTGATTTTAATGCTGAAGAAAAGCGGAACATTACTTTTAATAATCATGTTTTTAAGTATCAGCCTTCAGGAAATAATGTTGGTGTTCATGAATTGGCTTTGCAATTAGGAACAATGAATAACCAAATTGTTTATCCGGTTTTATGTGTTTTGAATGAGAAAAACGAAATCATTCTGCAGTATAATAATTATCTCAATCCAACCGATTTTAAAGTGCTTTTAGAAAAATTGAAAGAATAA
- a CDS encoding lycopene cyclase family protein has product MNSSKIQHFNYIFTGTGLSALMTVYKMVLSGNFTDKAILLLDQDSKKANDRTWCFWAKEETIWNSIISKKWDSALFADEKFKRDLALKPYQYNQIRGLDFYNFVFEEISKHSNITFLNEKVTNINELETHVFVGTEENRYTCDYLFNSIYTKAFPLSQTKYPVLQQHFVGWFVKFESEVFNPEEATFMDFSVEQKGNTRFMYVLPTSTTEALVEYTLFSENLLPKEEYENEIQLYLQKLGIQKFEIQEKEQGNIPMTSYPFWKKNTKRVLNIGTAGGWTKASTGFTFRNSDKKSSDLVEFLCVPSTSLRMTSFHKKSRFWVYDLLLLDILHRHNELGSTIFSSLFRKGDPVLIFKFLDEETTLIEDFQVILKCPKLPFIKALFQVIFK; this is encoded by the coding sequence ATGAATTCTTCCAAAATCCAACACTTCAATTATATTTTTACCGGAACGGGCTTATCTGCTTTGATGACCGTTTACAAAATGGTATTATCTGGGAATTTTACTGATAAAGCGATTTTACTATTAGATCAGGATTCAAAAAAAGCAAATGACAGGACTTGGTGTTTTTGGGCAAAAGAAGAAACGATATGGAATTCTATTATCTCTAAAAAATGGGATTCGGCTTTATTTGCAGATGAAAAATTTAAACGTGATTTGGCGTTAAAACCTTATCAATACAATCAAATTCGGGGATTGGACTTTTATAATTTTGTTTTTGAAGAAATTTCAAAACATTCAAATATTACTTTTCTAAATGAGAAAGTAACCAATATTAACGAACTCGAAACACATGTTTTTGTTGGTACTGAAGAAAACAGATATACTTGTGATTATTTATTCAACAGTATTTATACAAAGGCTTTTCCTTTAAGCCAGACGAAATATCCCGTTTTGCAACAACATTTTGTGGGTTGGTTTGTGAAATTTGAGAGCGAAGTCTTCAATCCTGAAGAAGCTACTTTTATGGATTTTTCCGTAGAACAAAAAGGAAATACCCGTTTCATGTATGTTTTGCCCACTTCTACAACCGAAGCTTTAGTAGAATATACGTTGTTTTCTGAAAATCTTCTTCCCAAAGAAGAATACGAAAATGAGATTCAGCTTTATCTGCAGAAACTCGGAATACAAAAATTTGAAATTCAGGAAAAGGAGCAGGGAAATATCCCGATGACATCTTATCCTTTTTGGAAGAAAAATACCAAACGAGTTTTAAATATTGGAACCGCTGGCGGTTGGACAAAAGCAAGTACGGGTTTTACGTTTAGAAATTCGGATAAAAAATCATCTGATTTAGTGGAGTTTCTTTGCGTTCCTTCGACTTCGCTCAGGATGACATCATTTCATAAAAAAAGCAGATTTTGGGTTTATGATTTATTGCTTTTGGACATTCTGCATCGTCATAATGAATTGGGGAGTACTATTTTTTCTTCTTTATTCAGAAAAGGAGATCCAGTTTTGATTTTTAAGTTTCTGGATGAAGAAACTACTTTGATTGAAGATTTTCAAGTGATTTTAAAATGCCCAAAACTTCCATTTATAAAGGCATTGTTTCAGGTTATATTTAAATAG